One genomic region from Bacillota bacterium encodes:
- the xseB gene encoding exodeoxyribonuclease VII small subunit: MSFEEALGRLEEIARSLESLELGLDESLRLFQEGVRLARVCSSKLDEAEHRIEQLLEAPGGSAVVAPLEGLHK, from the coding sequence ATGTCGTTCGAGGAGGCGCTGGGCAGGCTGGAAGAGATCGCGCGCAGCCTGGAGAGCCTGGAACTCGGGCTGGACGAATCGCTCCGGCTGTTCCAGGAGGGCGTCAGGCTGGCGCGGGTCTGCTCCAGCAAGCTCGACGAGGCGGAGCACCGGATCGAGCAGCTCCTCGAAGCGCCCGGCGGAAGCGCGGTCGTGGCGCCGCTGGAGGGCCTGCATAAGTGA
- the folD gene encoding bifunctional methylenetetrahydrofolate dehydrogenase/methenyltetrahydrofolate cyclohydrolase FolD, translated as MSARIIDGKTIAAEIRSEIAAEVEALKATKGVTPGLAVILVGDDPASHTYVRNKEKGCKEVGMHSEVYRLPASTSQAEVLGLIEQLKNRNEIHGILVQLPLPDHIDEKACLLAIPPEKDVDGFHPVNVGKMVIGDDCLLPCTPHGVIVLLERSGVEIKGKNAVVVGRSNIVGKPVAMMLLHRHATVTMCHSRTKDLGAVTRGADILVVAVGKPGMITGDMVGHGAVVIDVGTNKAGDKLVGDVEFAAASEKASQITPVPGGVGPMTITMLLKNTLQAARASVK; from the coding sequence TTGTCGGCCAGGATAATCGATGGAAAAACGATCGCAGCCGAGATCAGGAGCGAGATAGCGGCCGAGGTTGAGGCGCTCAAGGCGACGAAGGGCGTCACGCCAGGACTCGCTGTCATCCTCGTCGGTGACGATCCCGCGTCTCACACCTACGTGCGCAACAAGGAGAAGGGCTGCAAGGAAGTAGGCATGCACTCCGAAGTCTACAGGCTTCCGGCCTCGACATCGCAGGCCGAGGTGCTGGGGCTGATCGAACAGCTGAAGAACAGGAACGAAATACACGGCATACTAGTGCAGCTACCGCTTCCCGATCACATAGACGAGAAAGCGTGCCTCCTGGCGATTCCGCCGGAGAAGGACGTGGATGGGTTTCACCCCGTCAACGTCGGCAAGATGGTTATAGGCGACGACTGCCTGCTACCGTGCACTCCCCACGGGGTGATCGTCCTTCTTGAAAGGTCGGGAGTCGAGATAAAGGGCAAGAACGCGGTGGTCGTCGGAAGGTCGAACATCGTGGGAAAGCCCGTGGCCATGATGCTCTTGCACAGGCACGCGACCGTGACCATGTGTCATTCGAGGACGAAGGACCTCGGCGCGGTGACACGGGGGGCCGACATTCTCGTCGTAGCCGTGGGCAAGCCCGGCATGATAACCGGTGACATGGTGGGGCATGGCGCCGTCGTGATCGACGTCGGGACCAACAAGGCCGGCGACAAGCTGGTGGGCGACGTCGAGTTCGCCGCCGCATCGGAGAAGGCGTCCCAGATCACCCCGGTGCCTGGCGGCGTCGGCCCCATGACGATAACGATGCTCCTGAAGAACACGCTGCAGGCGGCGAGAGCGAGCGTGAAGTAG
- a CDS encoding divergent PAP2 family protein — translation MEELLKNRALVASTASWMIAQMLKVLFSYVETRRLDFRRFVSPGGMPSSHAAAVSCLVVLTAREFGLSSTHLAIVVVFALIVMYDAAGVRRAAGKQAAVLNTIVREIHALRGLRNERLRELLGHTPVEVIAGALLGITVAIMAL, via the coding sequence GTGGAGGAGTTGCTCAAGAACAGGGCGCTCGTCGCCTCGACCGCGTCCTGGATGATCGCCCAGATGTTGAAGGTGCTGTTCTCCTACGTCGAGACGCGGAGGCTCGATTTCCGGCGATTCGTGAGTCCCGGCGGGATGCCGAGCTCTCACGCCGCCGCGGTGTCGTGCCTGGTCGTGTTGACTGCCAGGGAGTTCGGGCTCTCGTCGACGCATCTTGCCATCGTGGTGGTGTTCGCGTTGATAGTCATGTACGACGCGGCGGGAGTCAGGAGAGCGGCCGGAAAACAGGCCGCGGTTCTCAATACCATCGTCAGGGAGATCCACGCGCTCCGGGGGCTCCGGAACGAACGGCTGAGGGAGCTCCTCGGCCATACGCCTGTCGAGGTCATAGCGGGAGCTCTACTTGGCATCACTGTAGCCATCATGGCCCTTTAG
- the argR gene encoding arginine repressor — protein sequence MKARRQMRILELVRGRVIETQEQLAELLGQEGIEVTQATVSRDIKELNLVKIPAGDGRYRYMPSDDSQPAGTAEKMKRLLADCCVSIDNSDNIVVVKTLSGTASAVGEAIDNLRWQEIVGCVAGDNTIIMVVKPREAAFSIVERLRSLTS from the coding sequence TTGAAGGCGCGCCGGCAGATGAGAATACTCGAGCTTGTACGCGGCAGGGTTATTGAAACGCAGGAGCAGCTGGCGGAACTGCTGGGGCAGGAGGGCATCGAGGTCACCCAGGCCACGGTGTCCAGGGACATCAAGGAACTGAACCTGGTCAAGATCCCGGCGGGCGACGGCAGGTACAGGTACATGCCGTCGGATGACTCGCAGCCGGCGGGAACGGCGGAGAAGATGAAGAGGCTGCTCGCGGACTGCTGCGTGAGTATCGACAACTCCGATAATATCGTTGTGGTGAAGACCCTCTCCGGAACGGCGTCGGCTGTAGGCGAAGCCATCGACAACCTGAGGTGGCAGGAGATCGTGGGGTGCGTGGCCGGCGACAACACGATCATCATGGTCGTCAAGCCCAGAGAGGCGGCTTTCTCCATTGTCGAGCGCCTGAGGAGCCTGACGAGTTAG
- the spoIVB gene encoding SpoIVB peptidase → MSSWTRRRITGLLLVWLLAVTCASAPFWGLASIPGSIRLFEGREHEIRGTIPFVSIVSADDRVIQVRNVSGTAGTGFSVVPLAKGRANLEFRLFGVIPLKRLLVDVLPSLRLFPGGHSIGVLIHAQGVLVTGLAPVTTAAGKTIYPARDAGVEVGDMVLEVCGEKVRSDAHISALIDEAGRKNAEATLLLRKKDGREALVRVTPLICRDSGKYRIGMWVRDSAAGVGTLTFYEPSTGVFGALGHVITDDETDRPIDVRDGRIVKATVTGIEEGRRGQPGEKIGVFLEEKDVIGCIQRNTQFGIIGVLDVIPDNPLYPEPLPIGLGQDVREGPAEIITVVQGQKMERFRVEIQKVIRQSKPDGRGLIVKITDPDLINKAGGIVQGMSGSPIIQDGRLIGAITHVFVNDPTRGYGVFIEWMIMEAGLHGSDRVVGWGMRSPAHSLSPAARLTGKNCLT, encoded by the coding sequence TTGTCGAGCTGGACCAGGCGCCGGATAACGGGCCTGCTCCTGGTGTGGCTCCTCGCCGTAACCTGTGCCAGCGCGCCGTTTTGGGGTCTTGCGAGTATCCCCGGCAGCATCAGACTGTTTGAGGGCCGCGAGCACGAGATCCGGGGAACGATCCCGTTCGTCAGCATTGTTTCGGCTGACGACCGCGTGATCCAGGTCCGAAACGTCTCGGGCACAGCGGGGACCGGTTTTTCCGTGGTCCCGCTCGCTAAAGGCCGCGCGAACCTCGAATTTCGCCTCTTCGGGGTTATTCCGTTGAAGCGGCTTCTAGTCGACGTACTTCCATCCCTCAGGCTCTTTCCAGGGGGCCATTCCATCGGAGTCCTCATCCACGCGCAGGGCGTGCTCGTAACGGGGCTTGCGCCCGTAACCACGGCGGCGGGCAAGACGATATATCCCGCGAGGGACGCCGGTGTCGAGGTCGGCGACATGGTGCTCGAGGTATGCGGGGAGAAGGTACGGAGCGACGCCCACATATCGGCATTGATCGACGAGGCCGGACGGAAGAACGCGGAGGCCACCTTGCTCCTCCGGAAGAAAGATGGTCGCGAGGCGCTGGTGCGCGTGACCCCGTTGATATGCAGGGATTCCGGCAAGTACCGCATAGGGATGTGGGTGAGGGACAGTGCCGCCGGAGTCGGTACGCTGACCTTTTACGAACCTTCCACAGGGGTATTCGGCGCGCTTGGCCACGTGATAACCGACGATGAGACCGACAGGCCGATAGACGTTCGCGACGGGCGCATTGTCAAGGCGACAGTCACGGGCATCGAAGAGGGCCGCCGGGGGCAACCCGGTGAAAAGATCGGGGTATTCCTCGAGGAAAAAGACGTAATAGGATGCATACAGCGAAATACGCAGTTCGGCATCATCGGGGTACTGGATGTCATCCCCGATAATCCGCTGTATCCCGAACCGCTCCCGATAGGCCTGGGCCAGGACGTACGGGAGGGCCCCGCGGAAATAATCACGGTCGTCCAGGGCCAGAAAATGGAGCGATTCAGGGTAGAGATCCAGAAGGTGATAAGGCAATCGAAACCTGATGGGAGAGGTCTCATCGTAAAGATCACGGATCCCGACCTCATCAACAAGGCGGGCGGGATCGTGCAGGGTATGAGCGGGAGTCCGATAATACAGGACGGCAGGCTGATTGGTGCGATAACTCACGTGTTCGTGAACGACCCGACCCGGGGTTACGGGGTGTTCATAGAGTGGATGATAATGGAGGCCGGGCTTCACGGCAGTGACAGGGTGGTGGGCTGGGGGATGAGATCCCCGGCCCATTCGCTTTCGCCGGCGGCTCGACTCACAGGAAAAAACTGCCTTACTTAG
- the recN gene encoding DNA repair protein RecN codes for MLSELRIENFALIESLRVELNPGLNVLTGETGAGKSIIIDAVEMLLGGRASSEYVRSGCDRAVVEAVFVISSNQRARALLRDWGVEEDDAVVLSREISSTGRSVARVAGRSATAGMLREIAGCLVDIHGQHEHQSLLRPETHIDVLDAFAGGTVAALKSKVAETYAEYQAVIREIRELGGGEKDRARRLDIVRFQVREIESVNPRPGEDATLADEATVLRNAQLLKNAARSAYSRLYEGRGQSAIDILGEAWSEVASAARVDPRLNQLAESISQVSEVVKDVARDIRIYAERVESNAARLGEVEARIDRIQQLKAKYGDTIDEILAYRDQCNAEIDRLENAAGLAERLGARRDEIEQSLGGICGHLSEERKSTAPRFEARMIEELDAMGVGRAAFSVELSTEEDAGGVPVDGRRLTVSARGVDRAEFLISPNPGEPPKPLARIASGGEMSRIMLALKSITADADQVPCVIFDEIDSGIGGETARAVASRLAGLGKTRQVLCVTHLAHIASRATSHFLIWKETDGARTITRVKSVSGSEREREIARMLGGSSEIALNHARELLEGD; via the coding sequence ATGCTTTCTGAGCTGCGAATCGAGAACTTCGCGCTCATCGAGTCGCTCAGGGTGGAATTGAACCCCGGCCTCAACGTGCTCACGGGCGAGACGGGCGCGGGGAAATCGATAATAATAGACGCCGTCGAGATGCTGCTCGGCGGTCGCGCGTCCTCGGAATACGTGAGGAGCGGGTGTGACAGGGCGGTCGTTGAGGCCGTCTTTGTTATTTCGTCGAATCAGCGCGCGAGGGCGCTCCTCAGGGACTGGGGCGTCGAGGAAGATGACGCGGTCGTCCTGTCACGGGAGATATCCTCAACCGGCCGGTCGGTCGCCAGGGTGGCGGGGCGCTCCGCGACGGCCGGGATGCTGCGCGAGATCGCGGGCTGCCTCGTTGACATCCACGGGCAGCACGAGCACCAGTCACTCCTTCGCCCCGAGACGCACATCGACGTGCTGGACGCGTTCGCCGGTGGGACCGTCGCCGCCCTCAAGTCGAAGGTCGCGGAGACCTACGCTGAGTACCAGGCCGTCATTCGCGAGATCCGGGAACTGGGGGGCGGGGAGAAGGACCGCGCGAGAAGGCTCGACATCGTCAGGTTCCAGGTGAGGGAAATAGAGTCGGTCAACCCGCGCCCCGGCGAGGACGCCACCCTCGCCGACGAGGCCACGGTGCTGCGCAACGCGCAATTGCTCAAGAACGCCGCACGCTCGGCCTACTCCAGGCTCTACGAAGGACGGGGCCAATCGGCGATTGACATACTCGGGGAGGCGTGGTCGGAGGTGGCCTCGGCTGCGCGGGTGGACCCGAGGCTCAACCAGTTGGCCGAGTCGATCTCGCAGGTTTCCGAGGTCGTGAAAGACGTCGCTCGCGACATACGCATCTACGCCGAACGCGTTGAATCCAACGCGGCGCGGCTTGGTGAGGTCGAAGCCAGGATCGACAGGATCCAGCAGCTCAAGGCGAAGTACGGGGACACTATCGACGAGATCCTGGCGTACCGAGACCAGTGCAACGCCGAGATCGACAGGCTCGAAAACGCCGCGGGTCTCGCCGAACGGCTTGGCGCGAGGCGCGACGAAATCGAACAGTCGTTGGGGGGCATCTGCGGGCATCTGTCGGAGGAAAGGAAGTCCACGGCGCCCCGGTTCGAGGCGCGGATGATCGAGGAACTGGACGCGATGGGCGTCGGGCGTGCGGCGTTCTCGGTAGAGCTATCCACCGAGGAGGACGCCGGCGGCGTGCCCGTCGACGGCCGGCGCCTGACCGTCAGCGCACGGGGTGTCGACCGCGCCGAGTTCCTCATATCCCCGAACCCTGGTGAGCCACCGAAGCCACTGGCGCGCATAGCCTCGGGTGGTGAGATGTCGCGGATAATGCTGGCGCTCAAATCGATAACAGCGGATGCCGACCAGGTCCCCTGCGTGATCTTCGACGAGATCGACTCCGGCATAGGCGGCGAAACCGCCAGGGCGGTCGCATCGAGACTGGCGGGGCTGGGTAAGACGCGTCAGGTACTGTGCGTGACGCACCTCGCGCACATCGCTTCGCGCGCGACGTCGCATTTCCTGATATGGAAGGAAACAGACGGCGCGAGGACGATAACGCGGGTCAAGAGCGTCAGCGGGTCCGAGCGGGAACGTGAAATCGCACGAATGCTCGGTGGCTCATCCGAGATCGCGCTGAACCATGCCAGGGAACTCCTGGAAGGAGATTGA
- a CDS encoding NAD(+)/NADH kinase — translation MKGIGLWPNLDKEGALPVALSLLKWLESRGVKVVLSDEAAGATGRPAQGVSPADWAAKVEFVIVLGGDGTILNVAKQIAPASTPVLGVNLGRLGFLTEIELQDLYDALPGFLRGDYTVEDRMMLDAVVARGGEAQSRFLVLNEAAIAKGPFARIISLDLYINETYVDTYPADGLIIATPTGSTAYSLSAGGPIVSPSVDVTVITPICPHSLYSRSLVVSRREDVKVVLTGRHEDTMITIDGQRGYGLRAGDEVAFLPSADVARLVRARDWSFYEVLRKKMKEGTVPTRRFEAVRGVSAGNRVGEKNSIRGDKSPGCRGGIDN, via the coding sequence ATGAAAGGCATCGGACTGTGGCCGAATCTGGATAAGGAAGGGGCACTGCCCGTCGCGCTCAGCCTCCTGAAATGGCTGGAAAGCAGGGGCGTGAAGGTGGTACTCTCCGACGAGGCGGCGGGCGCCACGGGAAGGCCCGCCCAGGGGGTCAGCCCCGCGGACTGGGCGGCGAAGGTGGAGTTCGTGATAGTCCTGGGCGGCGACGGCACCATCCTCAACGTAGCAAAGCAGATAGCGCCTGCCAGCACCCCTGTTCTCGGCGTGAACCTCGGGCGACTCGGGTTCCTCACCGAGATCGAGCTCCAGGACCTGTACGACGCGCTGCCCGGATTCCTTCGCGGCGACTACACCGTCGAGGACAGGATGATGCTCGATGCGGTTGTGGCCCGCGGAGGAGAGGCCCAGTCGAGGTTCCTCGTGCTGAACGAGGCGGCGATCGCCAAGGGGCCTTTCGCCAGGATTATCTCGCTGGACCTGTACATAAACGAGACATACGTGGACACGTACCCCGCGGACGGCCTCATCATCGCCACGCCCACCGGTTCCACTGCCTACTCGCTCTCCGCCGGCGGTCCGATCGTGAGCCCGAGCGTGGATGTGACCGTCATAACCCCTATATGCCCTCACAGTCTCTACAGCCGGTCACTGGTGGTTTCGAGGCGTGAGGACGTAAAGGTCGTCCTGACCGGACGCCACGAGGACACGATGATTACCATAGACGGACAGAGGGGGTACGGGCTCAGGGCAGGAGACGAGGTGGCGTTCTTGCCTTCGGCGGACGTGGCCCGGCTGGTCCGGGCGAGAGACTGGAGCTTCTACGAGGTGCTCCGGAAGAAGATGAAAGAGGGCACCGTCCCCACCCGGCGGTTCGAGGCCGTTCGCGGCGTTTCGGCAGGAAACCGCGTGGGAGAGAAGAACTCCATCCGTGGGGACAAGTCCCCGGGCTGCCGAGGGGGTATTGACAATTGA
- a CDS encoding TlyA family RNA methyltransferase, which produces MRSLRPWGGCCTAGSRSRASSLSEGIRLAGERLDVELVKRNLAPSRERARAYVLEGRVYVDGEPRLKAGCAVPPGAGIEVRGEPLPYVSRGGLKLAAALDKFRVDVSGKSALDSGASTGGFTDCLLQRGAARVYAVDVGYGQLAWRLRNDPRVVVLERTNLRYLTPEKLGARVDVVTLDVSFISLARVWPAVHALAAPSAAVLSLIKPQFEAGRARVGKRGVVKDPSTHLDVILRLCDQAVSLGFSVAGLSYSPITGPEGNIEFWMYAIAPPSLVPPLGPDMVRARAVAVVEAAWIALGCGPADLT; this is translated from the coding sequence ATGAGATCACTACGGCCGTGGGGCGGCTGCTGTACGGCTGGGAGCAGGTCACGGGCATCAAGCCTTTCGGAGGGAATTCGTCTGGCAGGAGAACGCCTTGACGTAGAACTGGTCAAGCGGAACCTGGCGCCGAGCCGCGAGCGAGCGCGGGCTTACGTACTCGAAGGCCGCGTTTACGTGGACGGCGAACCACGGCTCAAGGCCGGCTGCGCCGTGCCGCCCGGGGCGGGCATCGAGGTCAGGGGGGAGCCACTCCCGTACGTGAGCAGGGGTGGGTTGAAACTCGCCGCGGCGCTCGACAAATTTCGTGTGGATGTCTCCGGCAAGAGCGCGCTCGACTCCGGGGCCTCGACCGGCGGGTTCACCGATTGCCTCCTGCAGAGGGGTGCGGCCAGGGTGTACGCGGTCGATGTGGGCTACGGTCAGCTCGCCTGGAGGCTGCGAAACGACCCGCGCGTGGTGGTACTCGAGCGCACCAACCTCCGCTACCTGACCCCCGAGAAGCTCGGCGCCCGCGTCGACGTGGTCACGCTCGACGTATCGTTCATATCCCTCGCCAGGGTTTGGCCGGCAGTGCACGCGCTGGCGGCCCCGTCGGCGGCCGTCCTCTCGCTTATCAAGCCCCAGTTTGAGGCGGGGAGGGCCCGCGTGGGCAAACGCGGCGTGGTGAAGGATCCCTCAACCCACCTGGATGTGATCCTCAGGCTATGCGACCAAGCGGTGTCACTCGGGTTCTCGGTTGCGGGGCTGTCGTACTCCCCCATAACCGGCCCCGAGGGCAACATAGAATTCTGGATGTACGCTATCGCCCCGCCCTCGCTCGTTCCGCCACTCGGCCCCGACATGGTCCGCGCGCGTGCCGTTGCGGTGGTCGAGGCTGCCTGGATCGCCTTGGGTTGCGGACCTGCGGACCTGACGTAG
- a CDS encoding polyprenyl synthetase family protein, whose translation MTPRGDAKGVIEYAASWGERIESRLSELLRLEGSCPATLAEAMSYSVFSGGKRLRPVMVIAAAEAVGADPRSVPGLIDAACAVEIIHTYSLVHDDLPCMDDDDLRRGKPTSHKVFGEAVAVLAGDALLTYAFEVLAGSGAPAGRVVAATRVMARCAGPAGMVGGQVIDIELESGGERAADEATQGDVVRRMHVLKTSNLFSGSVTVGGILAGGNEEQVAALQRYAIHFGLGFQIADDVKDAESGQDAGKVTYVSLYGTAAARAEALGALSSAARELDILGGGAWALREIAHHVAAGIAEGVGQA comes from the coding sequence GTGACTCCGCGCGGTGACGCGAAGGGTGTCATCGAGTACGCCGCGTCGTGGGGAGAGAGGATCGAGTCCAGGCTGAGTGAGTTGCTGCGCCTGGAGGGGTCCTGTCCGGCCACGCTCGCGGAGGCGATGAGCTACAGCGTATTCAGCGGCGGCAAGAGACTGCGGCCGGTCATGGTCATTGCCGCCGCAGAGGCGGTTGGCGCGGACCCGCGGTCGGTACCGGGGCTCATCGACGCTGCATGCGCAGTCGAGATCATTCACACTTATTCCCTTGTCCACGATGACCTGCCGTGCATGGATGACGACGACCTCAGGCGCGGGAAACCTACAAGCCACAAAGTATTTGGGGAGGCCGTGGCGGTTCTCGCTGGCGATGCCCTGCTCACGTACGCATTCGAGGTGCTTGCGGGGTCGGGCGCGCCGGCCGGCAGGGTGGTTGCAGCCACCCGGGTGATGGCGCGTTGCGCGGGCCCCGCGGGAATGGTCGGTGGGCAGGTCATCGACATCGAACTCGAGTCCGGCGGGGAGCGGGCTGCGGATGAAGCGACTCAGGGCGACGTCGTCCGCCGTATGCACGTGCTCAAGACGTCCAACCTCTTTAGCGGATCTGTGACTGTAGGAGGGATCCTCGCCGGGGGGAACGAGGAACAGGTCGCCGCCCTTCAACGATACGCGATCCATTTCGGCCTGGGGTTCCAGATCGCGGACGACGTGAAGGACGCGGAGAGCGGGCAGGATGCCGGCAAGGTGACTTATGTCTCGCTGTACGGGACGGCAGCGGCGCGGGCGGAGGCGCTGGGCGCGCTCTCGTCAGCGGCGCGCGAACTCGATATTCTTGGTGGTGGCGCGTGGGCTCTGCGTGAGATCGCACACCATGTCGCGGCAGGAATAGCGGAAGGAGTAGGACAGGCGTAG
- the gltA gene encoding NADPH-dependent glutamate synthase has product MVSVAKSRVAMPAQDAGKRIRNFNEVALGYSEDMAVDEANRCIGCKKPLCVQGCPVMVKIPEFIKQVKERDFAGAIKTIKETNSLPAICGRVCPQEEQCEKYCILGKKGEPVAIGRLERFCADREMSEGVSKPEVSGWNGKKVAVVGSGPAGLTCAGDLAKLGYKVTIFEALHAPGGVCIYGIPEFRLPKNIVREEVEYVKSLGVDLVTDVIVSRTVSIDELFEDGYSAVFLGTGAGLPKFMGIPGENLNGVYSANEWLTRTNLMKAYMFPRYDTPIKVGSRVAVVGGGNVAMDAVRCALRLGAAQAHIVYRRSEKEMPARIEELEHAKHEGVIFHLLTNPVRIIGNEKGWVEGLECIRMELGEPDASGRRRPVEVKGSEHVIDVDTVVMALGTTPNPVLSKATPGLKVHDWGGLVVEEETGATTRPGVYAGGDAVTGSATVILAMGAGKKAAAAIHEYIQKSA; this is encoded by the coding sequence GTGGTAAGCGTGGCTAAGTCTCGCGTCGCGATGCCGGCCCAGGACGCCGGCAAGCGTATCCGCAATTTCAACGAGGTAGCGCTGGGCTACTCAGAGGACATGGCTGTCGACGAGGCGAACCGTTGCATTGGCTGCAAGAAGCCCCTGTGCGTGCAGGGCTGCCCCGTCATGGTCAAGATTCCCGAGTTCATCAAGCAGGTGAAAGAGCGCGACTTCGCCGGCGCCATCAAGACGATTAAGGAGACTAACAGCCTGCCCGCGATCTGCGGCCGCGTGTGCCCACAGGAGGAGCAGTGCGAGAAATACTGCATCCTGGGGAAGAAGGGCGAACCCGTGGCCATCGGGCGCCTGGAGAGGTTCTGCGCCGACCGTGAGATGTCGGAAGGCGTCAGCAAGCCCGAAGTCTCCGGCTGGAACGGCAAGAAGGTCGCGGTGGTCGGATCGGGCCCGGCGGGACTGACCTGCGCGGGCGACCTGGCCAAGCTGGGGTACAAGGTAACGATATTCGAGGCGCTTCATGCGCCAGGAGGCGTGTGCATCTACGGCATACCTGAGTTCAGGCTACCGAAGAACATCGTGCGCGAAGAGGTAGAGTATGTAAAGAGCCTCGGGGTCGATCTCGTCACCGACGTCATCGTCAGTCGGACGGTCTCGATCGACGAGCTTTTCGAGGACGGCTACTCGGCGGTGTTCCTCGGTACGGGCGCGGGGTTGCCCAAGTTCATGGGGATCCCCGGCGAGAACCTCAACGGAGTCTACTCGGCAAACGAATGGCTGACCAGGACCAACCTGATGAAGGCGTACATGTTCCCGCGGTACGACACTCCGATCAAGGTCGGGAGCAGGGTGGCCGTGGTCGGCGGCGGCAACGTGGCGATGGACGCCGTCAGGTGCGCGCTCAGGCTCGGCGCCGCACAGGCGCACATCGTGTACCGCCGGAGCGAGAAGGAGATGCCGGCGAGGATCGAGGAGCTCGAGCACGCGAAGCACGAAGGGGTCATATTCCACCTCCTGACGAACCCGGTCAGGATCATCGGAAACGAAAAGGGCTGGGTCGAGGGCCTCGAGTGTATCCGGATGGAACTCGGCGAACCGGACGCCTCCGGCCGGAGGAGGCCGGTGGAGGTCAAGGGTTCCGAGCACGTGATCGATGTGGACACCGTAGTGATGGCTCTCGGCACGACGCCGAACCCCGTCCTGTCGAAGGCCACCCCGGGTCTCAAGGTGCACGACTGGGGCGGCCTGGTTGTCGAGGAGGAAACCGGTGCCACCACGAGGCCGGGAGTGTACGCAGGTGGCGACGCCGTGACAGGGTCGGCCACCGTGATCCTGGCGATGGGCGCCGGGAAGAAGGCGGCCGCGGCGATTCACGAGTATATACAGAAGAGCGCCTGA
- the xseA gene encoding exodeoxyribonuclease VII large subunit, translating to MSATATVLSVSDLTRYVKKTLDSDPLLQGVLVKGEISNFKKHTSGHLYFTLKDESSQVRCVMFRSSASRLAFLPENGMEVVVAGHVTVYERDGQYQLYAESIQPYGIGAYHIAFEQLKKKLEAEGLFDALRKRPLPLLPRRVGIITSLRGAALRDMVSICKRRFPGIKILVADVLVQGEEAPPRIISALSLMNSVEDVDVIIIGRGGGSVEELWAFNDERLARAIAGSRIPVVSAVGHETDFTIADFVADCRAPTPSAAAELVAPEVREINLRLADRIGGMARAVRKKCRSGRERLALLVERRAFTRPRDVVDHRRQALDDAVRDLESAIRARLNAASGVLERVAGRLDALSPLSVLKRGYGVVRRAADGVVVSSVRLVEPGDAVWITVSDGGFDAVVKGRDGGT from the coding sequence ATGAGCGCAACCGCCACTGTCCTCAGCGTCAGTGACCTGACGAGGTACGTGAAGAAAACCCTCGATTCGGACCCTCTCCTCCAGGGGGTCCTGGTCAAGGGCGAGATTTCCAATTTTAAGAAGCACACGTCGGGGCATCTGTATTTCACCCTCAAGGACGAATCCTCACAGGTGCGTTGCGTCATGTTCAGGTCGAGCGCCTCGAGATTGGCCTTCCTCCCCGAGAACGGGATGGAAGTCGTAGTCGCGGGCCACGTGACCGTGTACGAACGCGACGGCCAGTACCAGCTTTACGCTGAGTCCATACAGCCGTACGGCATAGGTGCGTACCACATCGCTTTCGAGCAGTTGAAGAAGAAGCTCGAGGCTGAAGGCCTGTTCGACGCGCTCAGGAAGCGGCCGCTGCCGCTGCTGCCACGCAGGGTAGGCATCATCACTTCGCTTCGCGGGGCCGCTCTCAGGGACATGGTGTCAATATGCAAGCGGCGGTTTCCGGGCATAAAGATCCTGGTAGCAGACGTGCTGGTCCAGGGTGAGGAGGCGCCGCCGCGTATCATCTCGGCCCTGTCGCTCATGAACTCGGTTGAGGACGTGGACGTGATAATCATCGGCAGGGGCGGGGGCTCTGTGGAGGAGCTATGGGCGTTCAACGACGAACGACTCGCGAGGGCGATCGCTGGGTCGAGGATCCCCGTGGTTTCCGCGGTTGGCCATGAGACCGACTTCACGATCGCCGACTTCGTTGCGGATTGCAGGGCGCCGACGCCGTCGGCTGCGGCTGAGCTGGTGGCGCCGGAGGTCAGGGAGATCAACCTGCGACTGGCGGATAGGATCGGAGGAATGGCGAGGGCCGTCCGCAAGAAGTGCCGCTCCGGCCGCGAACGGCTGGCGCTGCTGGTGGAGAGGAGGGCGTTCACCAGGCCGCGTGACGTGGTCGACCACCGGAGGCAGGCGCTCGACGACGCGGTCCGAGACCTGGAGAGCGCAATCAGGGCGAGACTCAACGCGGCGTCCGGCGTCCTCGAACGGGTGGCCGGCAGGCTGGACGCGCTCAGCCCGCTGTCGGTGCTGAAGCGTGGATACGGCGTGGTGCGCAGGGCGGCCGATGGAGTGGTTGTGAGCAGTGTACGCCTCGTCGAGCCGGGTGACGCGGTGTGGATCACCGTCTCGGACGGGGGTTTCGATGCCGTGGTGAAAGGGAGGGACGGGGGGACGTGA